A genomic region of Streptomyces rimosus contains the following coding sequences:
- a CDS encoding acyltransferase family protein has product MSTSTNAADVLATPGPRHAAPARRRTRLTAPLEIKSGRRSQRIAALDGLRLLAALMVVAYHYIALSWPWSADGSNSFPRLFPFAAYGWLGVHLFFLISGFVICMSCWDRPLGDFFVSRIIRVFPAYWIAIIATTLTVTLVPGGLQPRKWHDVLVNFTMLQEPLHVPHVDGVYWTLFAELRFYLLLAAMAWWGLTYRHLLTLCCVWAAASALGARSESVLLRLLIMPDYSWFFIAGIAFYLMHRFGPNILLTGVTLVCFCAAQPSVNRVWHFSLKNMDRTVPYWPTLLVLAVCFGLMALVATGKLSWCTWRWLPIAGALTYPLYLLHEYIGWEIIRHFSTRLPHHTLLIATVTAMLLAAHLIHRCVERPVSRWLKPRLKTALRQTDPHR; this is encoded by the coding sequence ATGAGCACTTCCACAAACGCGGCGGACGTCCTGGCCACGCCCGGCCCGCGGCATGCGGCACCGGCCAGACGCCGGACCCGGCTCACCGCACCGCTGGAGATCAAGAGCGGGCGGCGTTCACAGCGGATCGCCGCCCTGGACGGCCTGCGCCTGCTCGCCGCCCTGATGGTGGTCGCCTACCACTACATAGCCCTCAGCTGGCCCTGGTCCGCCGACGGCAGCAACAGCTTCCCCCGGCTCTTCCCGTTCGCCGCCTACGGATGGCTCGGTGTCCACCTGTTCTTCCTGATCAGCGGATTCGTGATCTGCATGAGCTGCTGGGACCGGCCGCTGGGCGACTTCTTCGTCTCCCGCATCATCCGCGTCTTCCCCGCCTACTGGATCGCCATCATCGCCACCACTCTCACGGTCACCCTGGTCCCCGGCGGGCTCCAGCCGCGCAAGTGGCATGACGTCCTGGTCAACTTCACCATGCTGCAAGAGCCCCTGCACGTCCCGCATGTCGACGGCGTCTACTGGACGCTCTTCGCCGAACTGCGCTTCTACCTGCTGCTCGCCGCCATGGCCTGGTGGGGCCTGACCTACCGCCACCTGCTGACCCTGTGCTGCGTATGGGCCGCGGCCAGCGCCCTCGGGGCCCGGTCCGAAAGCGTGCTCCTGCGCCTGCTGATCATGCCCGACTACAGCTGGTTCTTCATCGCCGGCATCGCCTTCTACCTCATGCACCGCTTCGGCCCCAACATCCTGCTGACCGGCGTCACCCTGGTGTGCTTCTGCGCCGCCCAGCCGTCCGTCAACCGCGTCTGGCACTTCTCGCTGAAGAACATGGACCGCACCGTCCCCTACTGGCCGACCCTGCTCGTCCTGGCCGTCTGCTTTGGCCTCATGGCCCTGGTCGCCACCGGGAAACTGTCCTGGTGCACCTGGCGCTGGCTGCCCATCGCCGGGGCCCTGACCTACCCGCTCTACCTGCTCCACGAGTACATCGGCTGGGAAATCATCCGCCACTTCAGCACCCGGCTCCCCCACCACACCCTGCTCATCGCCACCGTCACCGCGATGCTCCTCGCTGCCCACCTCATCCACCGCTGCGTCGAACGCCCCGTCTCCCGCTGGCTCAAACCCCGCCTCAAAACAGCCCTCCGCCAGACCGACCCGCACAGGTAG
- a CDS encoding ribosome-inactivating family protein — MNTNATPARADTGNSAWTVYSWDVTELEGATSTVEGAGNYRNLIASLRYWVGHRIEGADARLQETERVANHFIEVQVLTGNPSQHHLSLYFRTNDLYLVGFAANSQRWQFGSGGRDQTALARAYRDHYHEAGGFNDLGYDENYNTLDPDGERGDMTYRPWALHNQLMSFRGITRQNANSYRVRLAYLAQTTAEAARFQWIENRIYGTLRSGVSDEDDSGYRYDFVGSFGMALENRWADLSRLIYRFRRGATVAPVVVDRREYRTPDAIIRGDIGLPRIGTFLAASSQRNA, encoded by the coding sequence GTGAACACCAACGCTACTCCGGCCCGTGCGGACACAGGGAATTCGGCTTGGACCGTCTACTCCTGGGACGTCACTGAATTGGAGGGTGCGACCAGTACGGTGGAAGGTGCGGGCAACTACCGCAACCTCATCGCTTCCCTCCGTTACTGGGTTGGGCACCGAATCGAGGGCGCCGACGCGCGTCTACAGGAAACCGAAAGGGTGGCGAACCACTTCATCGAGGTCCAGGTCTTGACCGGGAACCCTAGCCAGCATCATTTGTCACTGTACTTCCGGACGAACGACCTTTACCTCGTCGGATTTGCCGCCAACAGCCAGAGGTGGCAATTCGGTAGTGGCGGCCGAGACCAGACGGCACTGGCTCGGGCGTACCGGGATCACTACCACGAGGCCGGGGGCTTCAACGATCTCGGCTACGACGAAAATTACAACACCCTGGACCCGGACGGGGAACGCGGCGACATGACCTACCGGCCGTGGGCCTTGCACAATCAGCTCATGTCGTTCCGGGGCATTACTCGGCAGAACGCGAACAGCTACCGCGTGCGCCTGGCTTACCTTGCCCAGACCACCGCCGAAGCTGCCCGCTTCCAATGGATTGAGAATCGCATCTACGGGACACTCCGAAGCGGAGTGTCCGACGAAGATGACAGCGGTTACAGGTACGACTTTGTTGGTAGCTTCGGCATGGCTTTGGAAAACCGGTGGGCGGACCTCTCCCGCCTTATATACCGGTTCAGGCGCGGGGCGACGGTGGCTCCGGTCGTCGTTGACAGGCGCGAGTACCGCACCCCCGACGCCATCATCAGGGGGGACATCGGCCTGCCGAGAATCGGCACTTTCCTCGCAGCATCCAGCCAGAGAAACGCGTGA
- a CDS encoding cytochrome P450 family protein codes for MTYPDPRSSSAPAPPPGCPAHAQNAGGPWQRIYGPDAEPLAPVLEQLRRQYGDVAPVLVPGDIPAYLVLGYNATRDVMQSNSRVVCDSRRGRVYQDGRIPADHPLAPMTAYQPVVAFEDGVPHARLRSAVVDSLDFNRHSLRRYIGRYANRLIDCVASRGTADLVSEYAAQLPALVMAWMYGMPEEESPALVAAVRDLTSGNERAAEGNAFVTRTMEELVRRRRAGEGADNTIGGRDFVSRLLDHEAGLSDQEVVEHLRMIFVAGYTPTVALIANTLLVLLTQRQFSRDLTSGQMTLPEALERVLWDHPPIGLLPTRWAAGDMTIAGQQIKAGDMIILGIEAANADPAAREPGRPVVHNSGHLAFSTGPHECPGRDIGQAIAETGIDILLSTLRDLELAVPEAELQWQSAWVSRRLLSLPVTFTPPRVRGVRAPQPEAAVAGVGRSVGTA; via the coding sequence ATGACGTATCCAGACCCCCGTTCCTCGTCCGCACCGGCACCGCCTCCCGGATGCCCTGCGCACGCCCAGAATGCCGGCGGTCCCTGGCAGCGGATCTACGGCCCCGACGCCGAGCCCCTGGCCCCGGTGCTGGAACAGCTGCGCAGGCAGTACGGGGACGTCGCACCGGTCCTCGTCCCCGGCGACATCCCGGCCTACCTGGTCCTGGGATACAACGCGACACGCGATGTCATGCAGAGCAACTCCCGCGTGGTCTGCGACTCCCGCCGCGGCCGTGTCTACCAGGACGGCCGGATCCCGGCGGACCACCCCCTGGCGCCGATGACCGCGTACCAGCCGGTCGTGGCGTTCGAGGACGGCGTGCCCCACGCCCGCCTGCGCAGCGCCGTGGTCGACAGCCTGGACTTCAACCGGCACTCCCTGCGCCGCTACATCGGCCGGTACGCCAACCGCCTCATCGACTGCGTCGCCTCCCGCGGCACCGCCGACCTGGTCAGCGAGTACGCCGCGCAGCTGCCGGCCCTCGTGATGGCCTGGATGTACGGCATGCCCGAGGAGGAGAGCCCCGCCCTGGTGGCCGCGGTACGGGACCTGACCAGCGGCAACGAGCGGGCCGCCGAGGGCAACGCGTTCGTCACCCGCACGATGGAGGAACTCGTCCGGCGCAGGCGGGCCGGCGAGGGCGCCGACAACACCATCGGCGGCCGGGACTTCGTCAGCCGTCTCCTGGACCACGAGGCGGGCCTCAGCGATCAGGAGGTCGTCGAGCACCTGCGCATGATCTTCGTCGCCGGCTACACGCCGACGGTCGCGCTGATCGCAAACACGCTGCTGGTGCTGCTGACCCAGCGTCAGTTCAGCCGTGACCTGACCAGCGGCCAGATGACGCTGCCCGAGGCCCTGGAACGCGTGCTCTGGGACCACCCGCCGATCGGGCTGCTGCCCACCCGCTGGGCGGCCGGGGACATGACCATCGCCGGCCAGCAGATCAAGGCCGGAGACATGATCATCCTGGGGATCGAGGCTGCCAACGCGGACCCCGCCGCCCGGGAACCCGGACGCCCCGTAGTCCACAATTCGGGACACCTCGCCTTCTCCACCGGCCCCCACGAGTGTCCCGGCCGCGACATCGGACAGGCCATCGCGGAGACCGGCATCGACATCCTGCTGAGCACGCTCAGGGACCTGGAACTGGCGGTGCCCGAGGCAGAGCTGCAGTGGCAGTCGGCTTGGGTCTCGCGTCGCCTGCTGTCCTTGCCGGTGACGTTCACTCCGCCGCGGGTCAGGGGGGTGCGGGCTCCGCAGCCGGAGGCTGCTGTGGCGGGAGTGGGTAGGTCGGTTGGTACTGCCTAG
- a CDS encoding cytochrome P450: MPGALPLVGHAPALIRDPFGFFLSLRDHADDRGLVRIRLGSMPVYMATTPERLHEVLVDKGRWFEKGRFFQRLKRLAGEGLSTADGELHKRNRRFLAPLFGAQRIKDYSLVMSRNARRLSQSWQPDQQVDIYKEAAAYSIDSIAMSLFSTDVGTPAVETIRTELPVLLDMLLKRAASPKILDRLPVRYNRVFDRASAQLTGVIDQVITTAHAGGHAEEHDDLLAQLLRAQVHDDVPVRLSDVQIRDEVATLLFAGAETTASTLAWAWHYLAHHPEVDRQVVDEVLEVVGPDRAVTIEDVPRLTVIRRVLDEVIRLHGVTFLMRRSTAPVTLADVTLPAGTEVAFSMYAIHRDPEAFEDPHTFNPDRWLDPGAKRSFMPFGGGNRKCIGDQFALAETTIAVAEVLRDWRMTPAGGHTPQQVISAVARPDRVPMTVRPRNPAPSRPSN; encoded by the coding sequence GTGCCGGGCGCCTTGCCCCTCGTCGGGCACGCGCCCGCGCTCATTCGTGATCCCTTCGGCTTCTTCCTGTCGCTGCGGGACCACGCCGACGACCGCGGCCTGGTCCGCATCCGGCTCGGCTCGATGCCCGTCTACATGGCCACCACCCCTGAGCGGCTGCACGAGGTCCTGGTGGACAAGGGGCGGTGGTTCGAGAAGGGCCGGTTCTTCCAGCGCCTCAAGCGGCTGGCCGGCGAGGGGCTGAGCACCGCGGACGGGGAGCTGCACAAACGTAACCGCCGCTTCCTCGCGCCCCTTTTCGGCGCGCAGCGCATCAAGGACTACTCCCTGGTCATGAGCCGCAATGCCCGGCGCCTGTCCCAGTCCTGGCAGCCGGATCAGCAGGTGGACATCTACAAGGAGGCCGCCGCTTATTCCATCGACTCCATCGCCATGTCGCTGTTCAGTACAGACGTCGGAACGCCGGCGGTGGAAACGATCCGTACCGAACTGCCGGTGCTGCTGGACATGCTCCTCAAGCGCGCTGCCTCACCGAAGATCCTGGATCGCCTGCCGGTACGCTACAACCGCGTTTTCGACCGGGCGTCCGCGCAGTTGACCGGGGTGATCGACCAGGTCATCACCACCGCACACGCCGGCGGCCACGCCGAGGAGCACGACGACCTGCTCGCGCAGCTGCTGCGGGCGCAGGTCCACGACGACGTTCCGGTCCGCCTCAGTGACGTTCAGATCCGCGACGAGGTGGCCACGCTGCTGTTCGCCGGGGCCGAGACCACGGCGTCGACCCTGGCCTGGGCCTGGCACTACCTGGCGCACCACCCCGAGGTCGACCGGCAGGTGGTGGACGAGGTCCTGGAGGTCGTGGGCCCCGACCGCGCGGTGACCATCGAAGACGTCCCCCGGCTGACCGTGATCCGCCGGGTGCTGGACGAGGTGATCCGCCTGCACGGTGTCACGTTCCTGATGCGCCGCAGCACCGCGCCGGTGACCCTCGCCGATGTCACGCTGCCCGCGGGCACCGAGGTGGCGTTCAGCATGTACGCCATCCACCGTGATCCCGAGGCTTTCGAGGACCCCCACACCTTCAACCCGGACCGGTGGCTGGACCCCGGGGCCAAACGGTCGTTCATGCCCTTCGGCGGCGGCAACCGCAAGTGCATCGGCGATCAGTTCGCCCTGGCCGAGACCACCATCGCCGTCGCGGAGGTGCTGCGCGACTGGCGCATGACCCCCGCCGGCGGCCACACTCCGCAGCAGGTGATCTCCGCTGTCGCCCGGCCCGACCGGGTACCCATGACCGTACGGCCGCGTAACCCCGCACCCAGCCGGCCGAGCAACTGA
- a CDS encoding TolB-like translocation protein yields the protein MSAAAPYRTRTYETYRTAAPARRATAGRAARHGVTALVGALALALLSGTAATANPANSPTRPGTETQRPHAEQAPHTTSKPRIERASLTADGTEANDASWGAVISADGRYVAFISKATNLTPDPNNPYLPDTYVKDLRTGAVTFLRDGLGGVRISADGRCVGTNAFGAHDLQGFVHDLKTGTRQALGSARGGSQITGLSGDCRYAVYTANPLHPADPQRIYLHDRTTGQDTLVSRPPTSEQYDMSDGSLSADGRILAYRAHRRLGDGPDRDDIIVTNLRTGEHRQLDGSQDDATAALVQLSANGRTVAYTVGLDTYVHDLRTGRTIRLNKIQGRALSPDGGHLLYTDGNTEALRLRNLRSGADHLVATQGGAEPGALTAHAHTTVFATPAGDLVPSDTNNAADVFVRRGR from the coding sequence ATGTCCGCCGCCGCTCCGTACCGTACGCGTACCTACGAGACCTACCGCACCGCCGCACCTGCCAGGCGCGCCACCGCAGGGCGCGCCGCCCGTCACGGCGTCACCGCGCTGGTCGGCGCACTCGCCCTCGCCCTCCTGTCAGGCACCGCTGCCACCGCGAATCCGGCCAACTCCCCGACCAGGCCCGGCACGGAGACACAGAGACCCCACGCGGAGCAAGCCCCACACACCACATCCAAGCCCCGCATCGAGCGCGCCAGCCTCACCGCCGACGGCACCGAGGCCAACGACGCCTCCTGGGGCGCGGTGATCAGCGCCGACGGCCGGTACGTCGCCTTCATCTCGAAAGCGACCAACCTGACACCGGACCCGAACAACCCCTACCTCCCCGACACGTACGTCAAGGACCTGCGCACCGGCGCCGTCACCTTCCTCCGCGACGGCCTGGGTGGCGTACGGATCAGCGCGGACGGCCGCTGCGTGGGCACCAACGCCTTCGGGGCGCACGACCTCCAGGGCTTCGTCCACGACCTGAAGACCGGCACCAGGCAAGCCCTCGGGTCCGCCCGCGGCGGCAGCCAGATCACCGGGCTCAGCGGCGACTGCCGCTACGCCGTCTACACCGCGAACCCGCTCCACCCCGCCGACCCGCAACGCATCTACCTGCACGACCGCACCACCGGCCAGGACACCCTCGTCAGCCGGCCGCCGACATCCGAGCAGTACGACATGTCCGACGGATCGCTCAGCGCCGACGGCCGCATCCTCGCCTACCGCGCCCACCGCCGCCTCGGCGACGGCCCCGACCGCGACGACATCATCGTCACCAACCTGCGCACCGGCGAACACCGGCAGCTCGACGGCTCGCAGGACGACGCCACCGCCGCTCTCGTCCAGCTCAGCGCCAACGGGCGGACGGTGGCCTACACCGTCGGCCTCGACACCTACGTGCACGATCTGCGCACCGGCCGTACGATTCGGCTCAACAAAATTCAGGGCCGCGCCCTGAGCCCGGACGGCGGGCACCTCCTCTACACGGACGGCAACACCGAAGCCCTGCGCCTGCGCAACCTGCGTTCCGGCGCCGACCACCTGGTCGCCACACAGGGAGGCGCCGAGCCCGGCGCACTGACCGCGCACGCCCACACCACCGTCTTCGCCACCCCCGCCGGCGACCTGGTGCCCTCGGACACCAACAACGCGGCGGACGTCTTCGTACGCCGCGGGCGATGA
- a CDS encoding serine hydrolase yields MPHAPRNEHSPGPRTAGGHHAADPLNGRPRRRIISTTSDMDTFLTSLASGELLHPAEWKEMTRTVATDDPGTRYGIGLKRVRLSCGRLAVGHTGGIPGYATLAFTTPDRSHRVVLSASLADWPADPRIGDPIDKILDDAICD; encoded by the coding sequence ATACCTCACGCTCCACGGAACGAGCACTCACCGGGGCCACGCACAGCAGGTGGACATCACGCAGCTGACCCCCTCAATGGCAGGCCCCGCCGGAGAATCATCTCGACCACGAGCGACATGGACACCTTCCTCACCTCACTCGCCTCGGGAGAACTCTTGCACCCGGCCGAGTGGAAGGAAATGACCCGCACGGTGGCCACGGACGACCCCGGCACCCGGTACGGAATCGGCCTGAAGCGGGTGCGGTTGAGCTGCGGCCGCCTGGCCGTCGGCCACACCGGCGGCATACCCGGCTACGCGACGCTCGCCTTCACGACACCCGACCGCTCACACCGGGTCGTCCTGTCCGCCAGCCTCGCCGACTGGCCCGCCGACCCGCGCATCGGCGACCCCATCGACAAAATACTGGACGACGCCATCTGCGACTGA
- a CDS encoding serine hydrolase, translating into MDGTGGDSPGRRQRPCTGGGRFRAGSATKMFTAVVVLQLAAEGQAVAGRPTGPLPAVRTRPGSRAHHGADAPAAHQRPPRPRA; encoded by the coding sequence CTGGACGGCACGGGCGGGGACAGCCCGGGCAGGCGCCAGCGCCCCTGTACCGGAGGGGGCCGCTTCCGCGCCGGGAGCGCCACCAAGATGTTCACTGCCGTCGTCGTGCTGCAACTGGCCGCAGAAGGCCAGGCTGTCGCTGGACGCCCCACTGGACCGCTACCTGCCGTCAGAACTCGTCCCGGGAGCCGTGCACATCACGGTGCGGATGCTCCTGCAGCACACCAGCGGCCTCCACGACCTCGCGCGTGA